One genomic segment of Styela clava chromosome 3, kaStyClav1.hap1.2, whole genome shotgun sequence includes these proteins:
- the LOC144421052 gene encoding uncharacterized protein LOC144421052: MNKYVRRYKKVMKRFVTKRVAIFKKLLTRVHCSRTWKRRDVRKVIRVFRRRETRAYLRRASVYSRKLRSATARLVKNYACAYQCATGTLCFRRRRYYRTCRRIRYVWRFKIRRSRCFRLITYRFKYRQMRFKKLKSCNTKKVNVSVKKFTKKLKTRRNKAISAAWRKYRAWRKLAIRRNKSALKRFTKIVNKRHIVLRTYFRSTYLCRSQRITKRYLRKFAAYKRQLRRQKRRAIRKYKKMLARRLARATKFYKSRIASYKKMINRLISRVVKGYKRCLSTRKIRITKYSRRLKKLRRRMRTRLSRRLTKIYKLKVRQYAKFMKFYTSKRLRGAARRLYNAYKLKARSDRNRVLRKFDRAWRKHIRTFTRHYACSYRCTYRAKFSVPKIRVVFRYKCALPTYRVYRYKIRRFCTYRRFRIVRRNRCYQYIRCGCA; this comes from the exons ATGAACAAATATGTGAGAAGGTACAAGAAGGTCATGAAGAGATTCGTCACCAAGAGAGTTGCCATCTTCAAGAAACTCCTCACTAGAGTCCATT GCTCTAGAACATGGAAAAGACGTGACGTGCGCAAAGTTATCAGAGTCTTCAGAAGACGTGAAACAAGAGCATACCTGAGAAGGGCCAGCGTATACAGCCGCAAGCTGAGAAGTGCAACCGCCAGACTTGTGAAGAATTACGCATGTGCTTATCAATGTGCAACAGGAACTTTGTGCTTCAGAAGAAGACGTTATTACCGTACCTG CCGCAGAATCAGATACGTGTGGAGATTCAAAATCAGAAGATCCAGATGCTTCCGTTTGATCACTTACAGATTCAAGTACAGACAAATGAGATTCAAGAAATTGAAATCTTGTAACACCA aaAAGGTCAATGTATCTGTCAAGAAATTCACCAAAAAGCTGAAAACCAGAAGAAACAAGGCAATTTCCGCCGCATGGAGAAAATACAGAGCATGGAGAAAACTTGCTATCAGACGTAACAAGAGCGCATTGAAAAGATTCACCAAAATTGTCAACAAGAGACACATAGTTTTGAGAACCTATTTCAGATCCACTTACTTGTGCAG ATCCCAACGCATCACTAAACGTTATTTGAGAAAGTTTGCAGCATACAAGAGACAATTGCGTCGTCAAAAGAGAAGGGCAATCAGAAAATACAAGAAAATGCTCGCAAGAAGACTTGCAAGAGCCACCAAGTTCTACAAATCCAGAATTGCTAGCTACAAGAAGATGATCAACCGTTTGATCTCCAGAGTTGTTAAGGGTTACAAACGTTGTTTGTCTACCAGAAAAATAAGAATCACCAAATACAGCAGGCGTCTCAAGAAACTGAGAAGGAGAATGAGGACACGCCTTTCAAGACGTCTGACCAAG ATCTACAAGCTGAAGGTGAGGCAATATGCTAAATTCATGAAATTCTACACCAGCAAAAGACTCCGTGGTGCAGCCCGCAGACTCTACAATGCATACAAACTCAAGGCAAGATCTGACAGAAACAGGGTACTTCGCAAGTTCGACAGAGCATGGAGGAAACACATCCGTACATTCACAAGACACTACGCTTGTTCTTACAGATGCACTTACCGTGCTAAATTCTCCGTCCCAAAGATCCGTGTTGTCTTCAGATACAAATGTGCCTTGCCTACCTACAGGGTGTACCGCTACAAAATCAGGCGCTTCTG CACTTACAGAAGATTCAGAATCGTTAGACGCAATAGATGTTACCAATACATTCGTTGTGGATGTGCTTAA
- the LOC144421044 gene encoding uncharacterized protein LOC144421044 encodes MKTLLVLLVCLAAANAAVYIQPSHCGYVRWNVRRYYTFPSTCFRFSFKFKQAWCTSRYYRSVLTSYPGKRCTSRKFREWSERKFVRVVRTRLSRRALSIHKQMKKSYRKWYNVMCVRVSAAKRKYRRSVNKYTKRYLRRASRRERRRILKLKSKAIRKYNAAISRMYRRAVKSYKRVMKRMYSTVLKFHRRLRRFSVRCFRNRKTRITKYRRSLKKRMNKYVRRYKKVMKRFVTKRVAIFKKLLTRVHCSRTWKRRDVRKVIRVFRRRETRAYLRRASVYSRKLRSATARLVKNYACAYQCATGTLCFRRRRYYRTCRRIRYVWRFKIRRSRCFRLITYRFKYRQMRFKKLKSCNNKKVNVSVKKFTKKLRARRNKAISAAWRKYRAWRKLAIRRNKSALKRFTKIVNKRHIVLRTYFRSTYLCRSQRITKRYLRKFAAYKRQLRRQKRRAIRKYKKMLARRLARATKFYKSRLASYKKMINRLISRVVKGYKRCLSTRKIRITKYSRRLKKLRRRMRTRLSRRLTKIYKLKVRQYAKFMKFYTSKRLRGAARRLYNAYKLKARSDRNRVLRKFDRAWRKHIRSFTRHYACSYRCTYRAKFSVPKIRVVFRYKCALPTYRVYRYKIRRFCTYRRFRIVRRNRCYQYIRCGCA; translated from the exons ATGAAGACTCTGTTAGTACTTCTGGTCTGCTTGGCC GCAGCAAATGCCGCCGTTTACATTCAACCCAGTCACTGCGGTTACGTCCGCTGGAACGTCAGGAGATATTACACTTTCCCATCCACGTGTTTCCGATTCAGCTTCAAGTTCAAACAAGCATGGTGCACTTCTAGATACTATCGCTCTGTGTTGACCTCATATCCCGGAAAGAGATGCACCTCTCGAAAATTCAGAg AATGGTCTGAAAGGAAGTTCGTTCGGGTTGTCAGAACTCGTTTGTCCAGAAGAGCCCTCTCAATCCACAAACAAATGAAGAAGAGCTACAGAAAATGGTACAATGTAATGTGCGTTCGCGTGTCTGCAGCCAAAAGAAAATACAGAAGATCAGTCAACAAATACACCAAAAGATATCTTCG TCGTGCTTCAAGGCGTGAGAGAAGACGTATCCTCAAGTTGAAGAGTAAGGCAATCAGAAAATACAATGCTGCTATCAGCAGAATGTACAGACGTGCAGTCAAGAGTTACAAGAGAGTTATGAAGAGAATGTACAGTACTGTTCTCAAGTTCCACAGAAGACTTCGCAGATT CTCTGTAAGGTGCTTCAGAAACCGCAAGACCAGAATTACCAAATACAGAAGATCTTTGAAGAAACGCATGAACAAATATGTGAGAAGGTACAAGAAGGTCATGAAGAGATTCGTCACCAAGAGAGTTGCCATCTTCAAGAAACTCCTCACTAGAGTCCATT GCTCTAGAACATGGAAAAGACGTGACGTGCGCAAAGTTATCAGAGTCTTCAGAAGACGTGAAACAAGAGCATACCTGAGAAGGGCCAGCGTATACAGCCGCAAGCTGAGAAGTGCAACCGCCAGACTTGTGAAGAATTACGCATGTGCTTATCAATGTGCAACAGGAACTTTGTGCTTCAGAAGAAGACGTTATTACCGTACCTG CCGCAGAATCAGATACGTGTGGAGATTCAAAATCAGAAGATCCAGATGCTTCCGTTTGATCACTTACAGATTCAAGTACAGACAAATGAGATTCAAGAAATTGAAATCTTGTAACAACA aaAAGGTCAATGTATCTGTCAAGAAATTCACCAAAAAGCTGAGAGCCAGAAGAAACAAGGCAATTTCCGCCGCATGGAGAAAATACAGAGCATGGAGAAAACTTGCTATCAGACGTAACAAGAGCGCATTGAAAAGATTCACCAAAATTGTCAACAAGAGACACATAGTTTTGAGAACCTATTTCAGATCCACTTACTTGTGCAG ATCCCAACGCATCACTAAACGTTATTTGAGAAAGTTTGCAGCATACAAGAGACAATTGCGTCGTCAAAAGAGAAGGGCAATCAGAAAATACAAGAAAATGCTCGCAAGAAGACTTGCAAGAGCCACCAAGTTCTACAAATCCAGACTTGCTAGCTACAAGAAGATGATCAACCGTTTGATCTCCAGAGTTGTTAAGGGTTACAAACGTTGTTTGTCTACCAGAAAAATAAGAATCACCAAATACAGCAGGCGTCTCAAGAAACTGAGAAGGAGAATGAGGACACGCCTTTCAAGACGTCTGACCAAG ATCTACAAGCTGAAGGTGAGGCAATATGCTAAATTCATGAAATTCTACACCAGCAAAAGACTCCGTGGTGCAGCCCGCAGACTCTACAATGCATACAAACTCAAGGCAAGATCTGACAGAAACAGGGTACTTCGCAAGTTCGACAGAGCATGGAGGAAACACATCCGTTCATTCACAAGACACTACGCTTGTTCTTACAGATGCACTTACCGTGCTAAATTCTCCGTCCCAAAGATCCGTGTTGTCTTCAGATACAAATGTGCCTTGCCTACCTACAGGGTGTACCGCTACAAAATCAGGCGCTTCTG CACTTACAGAAGATTCAGAATCGTTAGACGCAATAGATGTTACCAATACATTCGTTGTGGATGTGCTTAA
- the LOC144421036 gene encoding uncharacterized protein LOC144421036: MKTLLVLLVCLAAANAAVYIQPSHCGYVRWNVRRYYTFPSTCFRFSFKFKQAWCTSRYYRSVLTSYPGKRCTSRKFREWSERKFVRVVRTRLSRRALSIHKQMKKSYRKWYNVMCVRVSAAKRKYRRSVNKYTKRYLRRASRRERRRILKLKSKAIRKYNAAISRMYRRAVKSYKRVMKRMYSTVLKFHRRLRRFSVRCFRNRKTRITKYRRSLKKRMNKYVRRYKKVMKRFVTKRVAIFKKLLTRVHCSRTWKRRDVRKVIRVFRRRETRAYLRRASVYSRKLRSATARLVKNYACAYQCATGTLCFRRRRYYRTCRRIRYVWRFKIRRSRCFRLITYRFKYRQMRFKKLKSCNTKKVNVSVKKFTKKLKTRRNKAISAAWRKYRAWRKLAIRRNKSALKRFTKIVNKRHIVLRTYFRSTYLCRSQRITKRYLRKFAAYKRQLRRQKRRAIRKYKKMLARRLARATKFYKYRLASYKKMINRLISRVVKGYKRCLSTRKIRITKYSRRLKKLRRRMRTRLSRRLTKIYKLKVRQYAKFMKFYTSKRLRGAARRLYNAYKLKARSDRNRVLRKFDRAWRKHIRTFTRHYACSYRCTYRAKFSVPKIRVVFRYKCALPTYRVYRYKIRRFCTYRRFRIVRRNRCYQYIRCGCA, translated from the exons ATGAAGACTCTGTTAGTACTTCTGGTCTGCTTGGCC GCAGCAAATGCCGCCGTTTACATTCAACCCAGTCACTGCGGTTACGTCCGCTGGAACGTCAGGAGATATTACACTTTCCCATCCACGTGTTTCCGATTCAGCTTCAAGTTCAAACAAGCATGGTGCACTTCTAGATACTATCGCTCTGTGTTGACCTCATATCCCGGAAAGAGATGCACCTCCCGAAAATTCAGAg AATGGTCTGAAAGGAAGTTCGTTCGGGTTGTCAGAACTCGTTTGTCCAGAAGAGCCCTCTCAATCCACAAACAAATGAAGAAGAGCTACAGAAAATGGTACAATGTAATGTGCGTTCGCGTGTCTGCAGCCAAAAGAAAATACAGAAGATCAGTCAACAAATACACCAAAAGATACCTTCG TCGTGCTTCAAGGCGTGAGAGAAGACGTATCCTCAAGTTGAAGAGTAAGGCAATCAGAAAATACAATGCTGCTATCAGCAGAATGTACAGACGTGCAGTCAAGAGTTACAAGAGAGTTATGAAGAGAATGTACAGTACTGTTCTCAAGTTCCACAGAAGACTTCGCAGATT CTCTGTAAGGTGCTTCAGAAACCGCAAGACCAGAATTACCAAATACAGAAGATCTTTGAAGAAACGCATGAACAAATATGTGAGAAGGTACAAGAAGGTCATGAAGAGATTCGTCACCAAGAGAGTTGCCATCTTCAAGAAACTCCTCACTAGAGTCCATT gCTCTAGAACATGGAAAAGACGTGACGTGCGCAAAGTTATCAGAGTCTTCAGAAGACGTGAAACAAGAGCATACCTGAGAAGGGCCAGCGTATACAGCCGCAAGCTGAGAAGTGCAACCGCCAGACTTGTGAAGAATTACGCATGTGCTTATCAATGTGCAACAGGAACTTTGTGCTTCAGAAGAAGACGTTATTACCGTACCTG CCGCAGAATCAGATACGTGTGGAGATTCAAAATCAGAAGATCCAGATGCTTCCGTTTGATCACTTACAGATTCAAGTACAGACAAATGAGATTCAAGAAATTGAAATCTTGTAACACCA aaAAGGTCAATGTATCTGTCAAGAAATTCACCAAAAAGCTGAAAACCAGAAGAAACAAGGCAATTTCCGCCGCATGGAGAAAATACAGAGCATGGAGAAAACTTGCTATCAGACGTAACAAGAGCGCATTGAAAAGATTCACCAAAATTGTCAACAAGAGACACATAGTTTTGAGAACCTATTTCAGATCCACTTACTTGTGCAG ATCCCAACGCATCACTAAACGTTATTTGAGAAAGTTTGCAGCATACAAGAGACAATTGCGTCGTCAAAAGAGAAGGGCAATCAGAAAATACAAGAAAATGCTCGCAAGAAGACTTGCAAGAGCCACCAAGTTCTACAAATACAGACTTGCTAGCTACAAGAAGATGATCAACCGTTTGATCTCCAGAGTTGTTAAGGGTTACAAACGTTGTTTGTCTACCAGAAAAATAAGAATCACCAAATACAGCAGGCGTCTCAAGAAACTGAGAAGGAGAATGAGGACACGCCTTTCAAGACGTCTGACCAAG ATCTACAAGCTGAAGGTGAGGCAATATGCTAAATTCATGAAATTCTACACCAGCAAAAGACTCCGTGGTGCAGCCCGCAGACTCTACAATGCATACAAACTCAAGGCAAGATCTGACAGAAACAGGGTACTTCGCAAGTTCGACAGAGCATGGAGGAAACACATCCGTACATTCACAAGACACTACGCTTGTTCTTACAGATGCACTTACCGTGCTAAATTCTCCGTCCCAAAGATCCGTGTTGTCTTCAGATACAAATGTGCCTTGCCTACCTACAGGGTGTACCGCTACAAAATCAGGCGCTTCTG CACTTACAGAAGATTCAGAATCGTTAGACGCAATAGATGTTACCAATACATTCGTTGTGGATGTGCTTAA